TTAGCTTCCAGATGTGCAGGCCCAGCTGGACAGTGACCAGGACAAGGATACAGGTGGCCACAGCGAGGAGGGCCAGGGTCAGGGGGTGCCATGACTCAGTGGGGGGCCCCAGGCCACATACAGCATTGTGAGTCCTGTTCCCAGGGAACACAGTGGGGAACCCCAGCCGGGAACAGCTGGACACACAGACAGAGGCACTGTCAAGGCAGTGACGGGGCAGTCCCCACATGGGCTGCTATCCTCTGAGCTGTTCGGGGATCACCAGGTCACTAGGGGGCCCTGGGTCTTACTGCATTGGGAGGAACCAGAGCCACCATTCAGCCCTCAGCCTGCCGGCCCCCCAGAGTGGGTCTGGACTCCCTGGGTCCCCCAGAGGCCCCCCAGAACTCACTCAGCCCTTGGCTTGCAGCGGCCATCACGGCCCTCAGAGAAGGTCCCAGGAGCACAGTCAACGCACTCAAAGCCAAAAGTAAATTTCCCTGGGGACAGACAGACAGGCTGCAAGGGGTGCTGGGTGAATGAGGTGGGGTTGTTCAGTTGGGTATGCCCCTGGGGTTGGGGTCCACAGCAGAATAACTGTCCCCTCCGTGTCATCCATTCTACAGAGATCTCTGAAGTCACAGGTCTGCAGATAGAATGGACACGAATTCTGGGATAAAGCAGTGAGCCAGTCTGTTTTAGGCACCTGTGGAGAGGTAGAAATGGGGGCACCCACAGGCTGTGACAGTAGATGAAGGGGAATCTCCCAGGTGGATGTGGGAGGGGGAACAGtgcggggtgggggcaggggggaggagTCAGTAGGAAGAGCCTGCAGGGTTCCAGTCTGGTGCAGCAGGCAAAGACCAGGAGGCCCATGGCAGGGTCCCAAAGAAAAGGGGCTGAGGCTGGCACCCTGCTGACGCCAGACTGAGCAGCCTCCCCTCCAGCCCGTGCCCTGGTCCAAACTTACAGCTCCCCACCTGCCTCAAGTGCTCAGTCACTCATGCACCCTCCAGCTCCTGCCTCTCAGCAGGACCCTCCCATCACAGGTAAATCACCCCCAAGACAAGGTACGGGGGGCAGGGCTGGCTATTCCATGCTGAATGGACAGGGAGGGTGCAGATCCTGGGCCTGAGGGCCAACGGCCCTTGGGACAGTCCTTGCTGGCCCTCACAGCCAGCTGGAAGGCGGCACTGGTACCCTCACCCAGGCTAAGGGAGGACCACCTCCCCAAATGTACAGCCCTCCCACAGTTGCCCACCTACTGGAGCACCCAGTCTCCCACCCATGGACGCATGCCTGCTCGCCTGCCCACACACACCCAGATGCTCTGGCAGCCTCTGGGAACCCACCTTGGGGTCGTGCTTCCTGGCCTGGTGGGCATGGATGGTGCTTGCAGCTAATGCACTGCGGGTCTCCACAGTGGAACTCAGGCTGGACACACGTGCAGTTCCACTCGGGGCAGTCCTTCTTGACTGTAGAGACAAGGCAGCTTCTCAGCAGTTGGATAAGTTAGCCCCACAAGCAGAGGGCACCCAGAGGGCCCAGGACCAAGGGCTCTGTCC
This DNA window, taken from Elephas maximus indicus isolate mEleMax1 chromosome 3, mEleMax1 primary haplotype, whole genome shotgun sequence, encodes the following:
- the TNFRSF18 gene encoding tumor necrosis factor receptor superfamily member 18 isoform X2, with product MPTRPGSTTPRPVTSEISVEWMTRRGQLFCCGPQPQGHTQLNNPTSFTQHPLQPVCLSPGKFTFGFECVDCAPGTFSEGRDGRCKPRADCSRLGFPTVFPGNRTHNAVCGLGPPTESWHPLTLALLAVATCILVLVTVQLGLHIWKLRSARTWHRGTQRPREVPMAEDTCSYQFPEEERGERLAEEKGRLGDLRV
- the TNFRSF18 gene encoding tumor necrosis factor receptor superfamily member 18 isoform X1, with amino-acid sequence MSAWAAWYGIVLLWALGLGQCPAEEQSCGPGRSLRGTESNARCCYTCTPIKKDCPEWNCTCVQPEFHCGDPQCISCKHHPCPPGQEARPQGKFTFGFECVDCAPGTFSEGRDGRCKPRADCSRLGFPTVFPGNRTHNAVCGLGPPTESWHPLTLALLAVATCILVLVTVQLGLHIWKLRSARTWHRGTQRPREVPMAEDTCSYQFPEEERGERLAEEKGRLGDLRV